ATCCGCTCCGGATCCGCTTGGTTCACGTGCACGAGGCGGCTCTGCGCATTAACGGCGGAGTCCAGCGACAGTACCTTAATGCCGGCGTTCATCGCTTTCTTCAAAGCAGGCTGCAGCGCATCCGGGTCGTTCGCAGCGATCGCAATCGAGCTGACTTTCTGCGAAATGAGCTCCTCGATCATTTTAATTTGCGCTTCCGCCGTCGGTTGATCCGGCGCTTTCAGAATCGCTTCTCCTCCAAGCTCGGTGATGGCGTTCTTGAAGCCTTCCATTTGCTTCTCGCCGTAAGGATTGCCCGTGTTCTTGAAAATAATGGCATGCTTGCTCTTCGCGCCGGAATCAGCCGGTTTGGCGGTCGAGTCCGCCGGTTTCGAGCCGCTCGCCGGCGCTGCGCCGTTATTGCTGCCGCAGCCCGCCAGCATCGATAAAGTCAGTACAGCGGTCAAACATGTGGATAACAGTTTCTTCATTTCGTAAACCCTCCTTTAAAATTTGGCAAAGCTGAGCATGCTTTGAAATCGTCAGCTTTTTTATAAAAACACCCCGAAGCGCCGGAACATGCCCAACGCCCTATCATCCTCAGCTTCGGGCTGTAATATATCCTCTACGGCTTGCGCAGCTTCGCACGATTCAGCTTCGGAATCATCACCGCGAAGATGAGCAGCAGTCCCACGATAATCAGCAGCATCTGTGCCGGCACATTCACGAGTCCGAGCCCGTAGCTGAGCAGGCCGATCAGGAATACGGCGAGGATCGCGCCGATCATTCTTCCTTTGCCGCCCGCGGTGCTAATGCCGCCGAGCACAACCATGGCGATCACGTCCAGTTCGTAGCCTGTCGCGACATTCGGCCGCGTGCTGCCCATTCTGGAGGTTAAGAAAACGGCGGTGACCGCGGCCATCAGGCCGGCCAGCGCAAACACGATCACCTTGATCTTATCGACTTGAACACCGGAAAACCGGCTCGCCGTACTGTTGTTGCCGATCGCGTAAATACGCCGTCCGAACGTCGTTTTATGCAGGAGCAAGCTGTAGATGACGGCAAAAAACGCAAAGGCAATCAGAATAAACGGAACACCGCCGACATATTCCCAGCCGAAGAAGCTGAACCATTCCGGAAATTGCCCTTTCGCCTGATCCTCCAGGATCATATAAGCGATTCCCCGGTAGATGATCATCGTCGCCAACGTCACGATCACGGAAGACAGTTCCTTAAACTTAACGATCAGCAGCCCGTTAACGAGACCGCATACCGTTCCGACGATCAGACAAATGACGATGGCCAGTTCCATCGGGACGCCCCTGTGATACAGGTCGGCCATAATGACCGAAGACAACGCGACCGTGGAAGCAACGGAAATATCGATATCGCCGAGAATCATGACGAGCACCATCGGCAGCACGATAAATGCCTTGTCGAGAAAGCTCATCGTTGCGTCGCGAATGCTTTCAAAGTTCCAGTAGTAGGGTGAAAGGTTCGTGTTCATGACATTGACGATAATCAGAATGACGACGAGCAGCCATTCCCATTGAAAAAAGAACTGCTTTACGCTAAACGGCTTGTTGTGCTGCAGCGTTCTTGCATCCATGAGCTAGATCTTCCTCCTCATGAGGTGGTTGCGGTCCACACCTCTTTTGACTAGGGCATTGATGAGGACGGCAACGAGGATAATACCGCCTTGAATCGCCATTTGCCAAAATGGCGAAACGTTGATGAGCGGAAGCGCATTGTTCAGAATCCCGAGCAGAATTGAACCGAGGATAAGGCCGGATATTTTCCCCGAACCTCCGGCAATGCTGACGCCGCCGAGCACACAGGCCGCGATCACGCTTAACTCATACCCCATTGCGGTATCGCCTTGTGCGGATGCAAACTTCGAAACCCACAGCACGCCGGCAAGGCCCGACAACGCTCCCATGATTGTATACACCATCCACAAAATTCTGTCGTTATTGATACCGCTTACTTTCGCCGCCTCGGGATTGCTCCCGACCGCATAAATTTGCCTGCCGGTCCGCGTATGATTGACGAAGTAATAGAAGAACACGTAGATGACGACGGCGATAAAAATAAGCGTGTTCAGTCCGAAGATGGACCCGGTCGCAATAGCTTTAAACGAATCGGGCATTTGATGGGCACTGACCCATTTTCCACCGCTGACCATAAACGTCAGCCCCCGAAATACATTCATCATCCCTAACGTGGCGATGATCGGAAGAATGCCCATTTTGGATATCAGGAAACCGAGAACAACGCCGCATACGACGCCAACCGCCGTTCCAAGCACGATGGCGAGCAGAGGATGCAGCTCCGGGTTCGCGCTTACGGTAAGCGCGGATATCATCCCCGATAAGGCAAGCGTTGCGCCGATCGAAAGATCGATGCCCCTTGTTACGATAACCAGCATCATCCCCACGCTTAATATGCTGAGAATAGCCGTATTGGTTACAAGGTCGTTCACATTTTCCAAGGTTAGAAAACTTGGGTTCCGCACCTGGACAAGAATGGATAGCAGCAATATAAAGGCAAGCAATCCCAGCTCGCGGAACTTGGCGATGTTCGCGCTGATCGATGCTTTGCGAGACATGTTCCCCCGGGCAATTGAAGTTGAAGTTTTCTCTAAGGCTTTATCAGCCATGATGCACCACCTTTGAATTCATAATGCTTTCCGACATGACCGGAATTCCGGTCAGCCCGTTAACGTTTTATGGCTCATGGAGGCTTCCAGAATTGCTTCCTGCGTCGCCGAATCGCCGCTCAACTCGGCGGTCACCCGTCCTTCCTTCATGACGATGATCCTGTCGCTCATCCCGATCACCTCCGGCATTTCCGAGGAGACCAGCAGAATGCCGTAGCCTTGACTCGCCAGCTCGTTAATCATTTCGTAAATCGCCGATTTCGCTCCGACATCGACGCCCTTGGTCGGCTCATCGAGGATGATGATGTCGAGTTCGGCGGTAAGCAGCTTGGCGAAAACCACTTTCTGCTGATTGCCGCCCGATAGGGAGCTGACAAGATCATGAATGCTGCTTGCCTTGACACCCACTTTCTCGGCGAGAGATTTGGATATGTGCGCCTCCTTATCATCGTTCAGCCAGCCTTTCCTCGAGTAACCGTCGAGGGTCGGCAGCGTGATGTTGCGTCCGATTCCCCACTGAAGCACAAGACCTTGCTTTTGCCGGTCCTCCGGCAAATAACCGATACCGAGCTTCATCGCATGGAGCGGGCTCTTAATCTTGACTTCCTCGCCTTTCAGAAACAGCTTGCCGCGGTCCGGACTTTCAATGCCAAAGATCGCTTGGCATACCTCGGTGCGACCCGCACCGACGAGCCCTGTCAGACCGACGATTTCCCCGCGGTGCAGCTTGAAGGATACATCAGCGAAATAGCCGGTTCTCTCCAGCCCTTCGACGCGCAGAAGCTCCTCGCCTTTTTTCGCTTTCTTGGACGGATACAGCTGCGTAACCTCCCTGCCGACCATCGCCACGATGAGATCATCATTCGTAATGTCCTGAACGCCCCAGCATCCGATATATTGGGCATCCCGGAACACCGTCACGCGGCTCGCCAGCCGGTACATGTCCTCAAACCGGTGAGAGATGAAGATGATCGCCACTCCGCTGTCGCGAAGCTGCTCCGCAATCTTGTACAGCTCCTCGCTTTCACGCTTCGTCAAAGCCGCCGTCGGTTCATCCATGATGATAATCTTCGCATTCATGGACAACGCTTTCGCTATTTCGACAATTTGCTGCTGCGCCACGCTGAGCGACCCCATCAGCTCCTTCGGATCCAACGGCGCCCCGAGGCGATTCAGCAGCTCACGCGCCTCGCCGTGCATTTCGTTCCATAAGATGCGCTTTGTTCGGTGATGTACTTTTTCGTGTCCCATAAAAATATTTTCCGTTACGCTTAAATCCGGATAACAGGTCACGTGCTGATAAATTGCCGCGATTCCGTGCGCTTTCGCATCGTTCGGCCCTTTGAACTCGACTTTTCGGCCGTTCAGAAACATTTCGCCTTCATCCGGTGCGTGGACGCCGGTAATGATCTTGATAAACGTCGATTTTCCCGCTCCATTCTCGCCCATCAACGCATGGATTTCTCCGGGCTTGAGCGCAAACTGAACGCGATCCAGCGCTTTGACGCCCGGGAACGTCTTTGTAATCGCTTTCAGTTCGAGGATAAACTCTGACATAAGCTGGGCCCCTATCCATTATTTTTATAAAATCGTTCGTTGTTGTGTAGAGTATAACATAAGAATAATCGTTTGAGTATACATTTATTTTATTTTTTATTTTATTTATGATCGTTTATGTTTTTTTCAAACAAAACAATTGCTCCAGACCTATGGTCTGGAGCTGCGTCAATCCAATTTCATATTAAGCCAGATGAATGTCCATTCGGCAAACCGACTTATTTCACGCAGGATGTTGTCTGGAATTAAAGCTGTTTATAATAAAGTCTTTTAATTTTGATAATAAAGTTTTTTAAAAATGCGGCCCTTTTCGATTGACGAATTAGGACGATCGTGCTAATATTGAACTAAATTGGACGATCGTCCTAATTTTGTTGCAAACTTTGAAGGAGATGTGATCGTGAATGTCAAAAGATGTATTTGAGCCTGTTCAACTGGGTGATCTGACTTTGGCTAATCGGATGGTCATGGCACCGATGACTCGTAATCGTGCTGATGCAAACGGGGTTGTGCCCCCAATGATGGTGACCTACTATCAACAACGCGCCAGTGCTGGTCTCATCATCACTGAGTCTGTACCCGTTTCACCTGAGGCGGTCGGCTACCCGTTCACCCCGGGGATCTATACGGAAACCCAAGCTGTTAGCTGGCTCCGAGTGACCGATGCGGTGCACTCGGCCGGCGGCCGAATCTTTCTTCAGCTGCAGCATTGCGGGCGTATCTCCCACCCAAGCTTACAGCCGGACAATGCGACGCCAGTGGCTCCATCGGCGCTGCGGCCGGAGGGACAAGTCTTTACATATACTGGATTGCATAATTTTGTGACGCCACGCGCACTTGAGACCTCCGAAATTCCGAAGATTGTAGCTCAGTTCAAACACGCCGCCGAGATGGCCAAACATGCGGGCTTTGATGGCGTGGAGGTGCACGGCGCCAACGGTTATGTGATCGATCAATTCCTCCGCGACGGCAGCAACCACCGCGCTGACGCGTATGGAGGCAACGTGCAGAATCGTATGCGTTTGTTGAACGAAGTCCTCGATACGGTATGCGAGGTGTGGCCTGCGCAGCGCGTAGGTGTTCGCTTGACCCCGGAAAATCGGTTCAACTCCATGTCGGATTCCAACCCGCAGACGCACTTCTCGTATTTCGTCGAACAGTTGAGTTCGCGCGATTTGGCGTATTTGCATGTGCTCGAAGGTGATATGATGACGAAGAACAGTGAGTTGGACTATCTCGCCTTGCGTTCGAAGTATTCTGGACTGTATATTGCTAATAATGGCTATGACTTGGTACGTGCCCAAACGGCAGTACGTAGTGGCGCCGCAGACTTGGTTGCTTTTGGGACTCCGTTCTTGGCCAATCCGGATCTGGTGAAGCGCTATCGGGAGGGTCTGCCATTAAATGAAGCTGATCGGGCCACGTTTTACCAAGGCGGCGAAGCTGGTTACATCGACTATTCCTTTTACCGCGATGAGAAAGCATAAGCAAGTCGACTGGCCTTGGAAGTGTGGTCGGCTATGGAGGTGTTAGACATGAAGGGTAAATCAACTCGCGAGCACATCGTCGAATCGGCCGACCGTCTATTCTATCAGCGAGGTTATGAACATACATCGATTGCGGATATTGCCGATTCCGTTCAAATTTCTAAGGGGAACTTCACTTATCACTTCAAATCGAAGGATGAAATTCTGTCTGCCGTGATCCAATTGCGACTGGAGAACACCCGGAACATGCTCGTCCAATGGGAAGATGAAGGTGAGCGGCCCGAGGAACGTATCAAGAGCTTTATCAACATTCTGATCGCGAACCAAACTGATATTAAAATGTACGGTTGCCCAGTAGGTACGCTGTGCACGGAACTGGCGAAGCTGAATCATGCCTCAAAAGCGGAGGCGAACGAGCTATTTTCCCTGTTTCGGGCCTGGTTGAGCCGGCAGTTCGCGTTTCTCGGCCTCGAAGCAAACGCCGACGAGCTGGCGATGCATCTCCTCGCCCGAAGCCAAGGGGTCGCCACGCTGGCGCAAGCGTTTCAGGATGAGAGTTTCATCAAGCACGAGGTCGAGCTGATGTGTGACTGGTTGAGCCGTATGGCGAGCGCCGCGCAGCTTACGAACGAATCGGGAGGGACCAATGAACGCGACGATTGTTGGACATGATGGTAAACTGCGCTGCCGCTGGTGCGGGGCCGCGCCGGAGTTTCTTCATTATCACGATACTGAATGGGGATTTCCGGTCAGAGACGATCAGCGGTTGTTCGAGAAATTGAGTTTGGAGGGTTTCCAATCTGGACTGAGTTGGCGCACCATACTTGCGAAACGCGAGAACTTCCGTGCGGCGTTCCATAATTTCGACTTCGATCGAATCGCAAACTATACGGAGCGTGACCTCGACCGTCTGCTCGAGGATGAAGGCATCGTCCGACATCGCGGTAAGATTGAGGCGGTTATTAACAATGCGCAGCGGGCGCAGGAGCTCATCAAACGGGAAGGCTCGCTGGCCGCCTTCATTTGGCGGTACGAGCCAGGCCGGAGTCAGTTGGCAAAGCCGCAGACCGCATCGATCTCAGCGCAATCGACCGCGCTGTCGAAGGAGCTCAAAAAGCAGGGCTGGAAATTCGTAGGACCAACTACGGTGTATGCCTTTATGCAAGCGATGGGGTTGATCAACGATCATGTCGAGGATTGCGCGATCCGGGTAAAGGTTGAGGCCGCGCGCCAACATTTCCAGCGTCCAGGAGAAGCTATTGGCAGTCTATGAGCCGTACTATTAAAGTTAGAATGTCATCGTTATTCTAACGGGTGGTTAGTTCAATGATTTTAAATAACTTTATTTCTGACCCGGCCGGCCTCATAGGCCGGGTTTACTGCTTTTTTTTTTGCGACCATTTTAAACAACTTTATTATCAGACAGCACCGGAGGCATAGTATAAGATCTGTTCCTGCGTGGCCTCTTCGCGCTCGAATATTTTACGGATTTCTCCGTTATACATAACGAAAATCCGGTCCGACATGCCCATGATTTCGGGCAAATCGGATGAAATGATGATGATCGAAGCGCCGGACAATACCATTTCGTTCATAATGTTATAAATGTCCGATTTGGAGCCGATATCGATTCCGGCCGTCGGTTCGTCGATGATCAGCACGTGAGCTCCGGCAAACAGCCATTTGGCGAAGACGATCTTCTTCTGTTTTCCCCCGCTCAAATTGCCGACGAGCTCGTTCTCGTCCGCCGCAATCTCCAGCCTTTCAATAAACTCCTTGGCAAAGCCCGTTTCCTTGGCGTCATTCAAGAAGCCGGCGCGCGACACTCTTCCGAGATTGGTTAACGTAATATTCTCCGAGATGGGCGCATCCGCGATCAACCCTTCCTCCGTGTTGATCCCCGTCACATAGCACAATCCGTTCGTCTTAGCGATATGAGGCGTCATGGAGCGGAACGATTTGCCGCGAATCGTAATGCTCCCCTCGTATGGGCCATTAATGCCGAATAATACTTTGGCCAGCGTCCGTCTTCCCGCCCCGCTAAGGCCGGTCAGTCCGATAATCTCGCCCTGTCTGATGTCAAAATTAATATTCCGGATGCGCCCCTGAAAGTAAAGATTTTCCACCCGCATGATTTCTTTGCCTTTCTTGACATTCAGCTTCGGGTACCGGTCCCTCAGGTCTTTGCCGGCCATCGCTTTGACGATTTCATTGATCTCGACCTCGCCGACGGGACACGTCTGGATGACTTCGCCGTCTCTTATGACGGTTACCCGATCCGCGATTTGCTTGATCTCCTCAAGTCGGTGAGAGATGTAAACGATCGTTACCCCAAGCTGCTTAAGATGGCGGATAACGCCGAACAGCAGCTCGATTTCCCGCTCAGTCAAAGCAGCTGTAGGCTCATCCATAATCATAATTTTGGCCTGCCGGGATAAC
The window above is part of the Paenibacillus hamazuiensis genome. Proteins encoded here:
- a CDS encoding ABC transporter permease; this translates as MDARTLQHNKPFSVKQFFFQWEWLLVVILIIVNVMNTNLSPYYWNFESIRDATMSFLDKAFIVLPMVLVMILGDIDISVASTVALSSVIMADLYHRGVPMELAIVICLIVGTVCGLVNGLLIVKFKELSSVIVTLATMIIYRGIAYMILEDQAKGQFPEWFSFFGWEYVGGVPFILIAFAFFAVIYSLLLHKTTFGRRIYAIGNNSTASRFSGVQVDKIKVIVFALAGLMAAVTAVFLTSRMGSTRPNVATGYELDVIAMVVLGGISTAGGKGRMIGAILAVFLIGLLSYGLGLVNVPAQMLLIIVGLLLIFAVMIPKLNRAKLRKP
- a CDS encoding ABC transporter permease — protein: MSRKASISANIAKFRELGLLAFILLLSILVQVRNPSFLTLENVNDLVTNTAILSILSVGMMLVIVTRGIDLSIGATLALSGMISALTVSANPELHPLLAIVLGTAVGVVCGVVLGFLISKMGILPIIATLGMMNVFRGLTFMVSGGKWVSAHQMPDSFKAIATGSIFGLNTLIFIAVVIYVFFYYFVNHTRTGRQIYAVGSNPEAAKVSGINNDRILWMVYTIMGALSGLAGVLWVSKFASAQGDTAMGYELSVIAACVLGGVSIAGGSGKISGLILGSILLGILNNALPLINVSPFWQMAIQGGIILVAVLINALVKRGVDRNHLMRRKI
- a CDS encoding sugar ABC transporter ATP-binding protein; the encoded protein is MSEFILELKAITKTFPGVKALDRVQFALKPGEIHALMGENGAGKSTFIKIITGVHAPDEGEMFLNGRKVEFKGPNDAKAHGIAAIYQHVTCYPDLSVTENIFMGHEKVHHRTKRILWNEMHGEARELLNRLGAPLDPKELMGSLSVAQQQIVEIAKALSMNAKIIIMDEPTAALTKRESEELYKIAEQLRDSGVAIIFISHRFEDMYRLASRVTVFRDAQYIGCWGVQDITNDDLIVAMVGREVTQLYPSKKAKKGEELLRVEGLERTGYFADVSFKLHRGEIVGLTGLVGAGRTEVCQAIFGIESPDRGKLFLKGEEVKIKSPLHAMKLGIGYLPEDRQKQGLVLQWGIGRNITLPTLDGYSRKGWLNDDKEAHISKSLAEKVGVKASSIHDLVSSLSGGNQQKVVFAKLLTAELDIIILDEPTKGVDVGAKSAIYEMINELASQGYGILLVSSEMPEVIGMSDRIIVMKEGRVTAELSGDSATQEAILEASMSHKTLTG
- a CDS encoding alkene reductase produces the protein MSKDVFEPVQLGDLTLANRMVMAPMTRNRADANGVVPPMMVTYYQQRASAGLIITESVPVSPEAVGYPFTPGIYTETQAVSWLRVTDAVHSAGGRIFLQLQHCGRISHPSLQPDNATPVAPSALRPEGQVFTYTGLHNFVTPRALETSEIPKIVAQFKHAAEMAKHAGFDGVEVHGANGYVIDQFLRDGSNHRADAYGGNVQNRMRLLNEVLDTVCEVWPAQRVGVRLTPENRFNSMSDSNPQTHFSYFVEQLSSRDLAYLHVLEGDMMTKNSELDYLALRSKYSGLYIANNGYDLVRAQTAVRSGAADLVAFGTPFLANPDLVKRYREGLPLNEADRATFYQGGEAGYIDYSFYRDEKA
- a CDS encoding TetR/AcrR family transcriptional regulator; the encoded protein is MKGKSTREHIVESADRLFYQRGYEHTSIADIADSVQISKGNFTYHFKSKDEILSAVIQLRLENTRNMLVQWEDEGERPEERIKSFINILIANQTDIKMYGCPVGTLCTELAKLNHASKAEANELFSLFRAWLSRQFAFLGLEANADELAMHLLARSQGVATLAQAFQDESFIKHEVELMCDWLSRMASAAQLTNESGGTNERDDCWT
- a CDS encoding DNA-3-methyladenine glycosylase I, with protein sequence MNATIVGHDGKLRCRWCGAAPEFLHYHDTEWGFPVRDDQRLFEKLSLEGFQSGLSWRTILAKRENFRAAFHNFDFDRIANYTERDLDRLLEDEGIVRHRGKIEAVINNAQRAQELIKREGSLAAFIWRYEPGRSQLAKPQTASISAQSTALSKELKKQGWKFVGPTTVYAFMQAMGLINDHVEDCAIRVKVEAARQHFQRPGEAIGSL
- a CDS encoding sugar ABC transporter ATP-binding protein, which translates into the protein MNKFRKKRGEQVEHFLQMKDITKSFGDNTVLSRIRFSADRGEVHALIGENGAGKTTLMKILAGLFMPDEGDIIIGGEKVTIQSPRQAQDLGIAMIYQEIRLFQDLNITENVYIGREPLKKWSRFIHWDQAYAETRRYLDMFGLNIDSKASVKSLSVGQQKFVEIIKALSRQAKIMIMDEPTAALTEREIELLFGVIRHLKQLGVTIVYISHRLEEIKQIADRVTVIRDGEVIQTCPVGEVEINEIVKAMAGKDLRDRYPKLNVKKGKEIMRVENLYFQGRIRNINFDIRQGEIIGLTGLSGAGRRTLAKVLFGINGPYEGSITIRGKSFRSMTPHIAKTNGLCYVTGINTEEGLIADAPISENITLTNLGRVSRAGFLNDAKETGFAKEFIERLEIAADENELVGNLSGGKQKKIVFAKWLFAGAHVLIIDEPTAGIDIGSKSDIYNIMNEMVLSGASIIIISSDLPEIMGMSDRIFVMYNGEIRKIFEREEATQEQILYYASGAV